The following DNA comes from Bradyrhizobium sp. SK17.
GATTGATTGGCATTCCGCGCCGCGCCGGCATCTCAGCCGTCGCGACGAATTCCTCATTTCTTCTTGCCCGGGAAGCCGCCGAGGCCCGGCAGCATCGGCTTGCCGCTGAGGCCGGTCAGGCCCGGAACGTTGGGCAGGCCGCCGCGCAGTCCGGCCGGCAGATCCTTCGGCAGGTTGGGCAGGCCGCCGCCGGCGCCGCCCTGCATCTTCTCGGCGAGCGCCTTCATCTCTTCCGGCGACGGCGGCTTCATGCCGCCGCCAAAGCCCATCGCCTGCGCGATGCCGGCGAGCGGGCCGCGCTTGCCGCTACCCATGGCCTTCATCATGTCGGCCATGTTCCGATGCATCTTCAGCAGCTTGTTGATCTGCTCGACGTTCTGGCCGGCACCGGCCGCAATCCGCTTCTTGCGGCTCGCTTTCAGGATGTCCGGGTTCTTGCGCTCCTGCCGCGTCATCGAATCGATGATCGCGACCTGGCGCTTCAGGATCTTGTCGTCGATGCCGGCGGCAGCGATCTGGTTCTTCATCTTGGAGATGCCGGGCATCATGCCCATCAGGCCGCCGATGCCGCCCATATTGGCCATCTGCTGTAGCTGCTCACGCATGTCGTTGAGGTCGAACTGGCCCTTGCGCATGCGCTCGGCGGTGCGCGCGGCCTTTTCGGCGTCGATGTTGGCGGCGGCCTTCTCGACCAGCGAGACGACGTCGCCCATGCCGAGGATGCGGCCGGCGATGCGGCTCGGATGGAAGTCCTCCAGCGCGTCGGTCTTTTCGCCGGTGCCGATCAGCTTGATCGGCTTGCCGGTGACCGCGCGCATCGACAGCGCGGCGCCGCCGCGGCCGTCGCCGTCGACGCGCGTCAGCACGATGCCGGTGAGGCCGACGCGCTCATCGAACGAGCGCGCGAGGTTGACCGCGTCCTGGCCGGTGAGCGAGTCCGCGACCAGCAGCACCTCGTGCGGGTTGGCGGCGGCCTTGATCTCGGCTGCC
Coding sequences within:
- the ffh gene encoding signal recognition particle protein, with the translated sequence MFDNLSERLGGILDRLTGRGALTEKDVDAAMREVRRALLEADVALEVVRSFIDRVREQAIGATVVKSVTPGQMVVKIVHDELVATLGSDGQTIDINSVPPVPIMMVGLQGSGKTTTTAKLARRMVQRDKRKVLMASLDVYRPAAMEQLAVLGRDLDIPTLPIVAGQMPPQIAKRALEAGKLGGYDVVLLDTAGRTTLDEDMMKEAAEIKAAANPHEVLLVADSLTGQDAVNLARSFDERVGLTGIVLTRVDGDGRGGAALSMRAVTGKPIKLIGTGEKTDALEDFHPSRIAGRILGMGDVVSLVEKAAANIDAEKAARTAERMRKGQFDLNDMREQLQQMANMGGIGGLMGMMPGISKMKNQIAAAGIDDKILKRQVAIIDSMTRQERKNPDILKASRKKRIAAGAGQNVEQINKLLKMHRNMADMMKAMGSGKRGPLAGIAQAMGFGGGMKPPSPEEMKALAEKMQGGAGGGLPNLPKDLPAGLRGGLPNVPGLTGLSGKPMLPGLGGFPGKKK